The stretch of DNA TTGTCAACCGCTACGGCAAACTCGTCTAGCATAACGTACTCGGGCTGAAGGCCCTCGAACACCACCATTTATCGTTTCGAGTAGAGAAAAGCCATTTGAGAAAAACGCCTTTTTTCTTTTTTACTCCCCGTAGTCGGAGTAGGGGAAGTCCCCTACGTTTGTCTGGGTCGCATGTGTCTTAACGAAGCCGCCGATTAAGTCTACCACTACCTCGCTCGGTTCCCGGCCCATGTGCTCAGCCACGCGTACGAGCTCAAGGTACAGCTCCTCGGGTATTCTCACTACTTGTCCTTTGTCGCTCATTAATTTGACGTAGTTCAAGAGCTATATTTAAGTTTATCCCAGTTATCGATGAAACTTTTTCAAAGATTTTTTAGATCTTAGGCAATCCATGGCCAGGTTTCCCGGCGCTAATACCGGCGACGTAGAGTAAAGCATCATTATTCTGTGCTCGGCGTGCAGGAGTAGAAGAGGATTGAGGTAAAAAAAGTAAATTTTAGCGAAGTACTTAAAGCCCCTTGCGCTGCAGCCACTTCGGCATGTGCTTCCTCGCTTCCTCCAGCGAGAGCATGCCGTCCCTGAACATCGCCCTGAGTATGGGCGCGTTCGCCGGGTGAAGCACGGCGAACAGGTGTAAGTAAACGAAGATCAGGGTTAGGTAGAAGCCCAGGTCGTGCAGCAAAAGCATCTGCCTGTACTGCCCTACGCTTAACGGGAAGAAAATCATGGCCGCACCGCTGACAGCCTCAGCAGGGTTCGAGAAGAAGAGCATCACATCGCTACTGTAGACGTCCTCTCTGCTGACTGTCTCGGCCCCCAGCCGTCGGTGGCCGCGAGAGCACTTATCGCTTTGAACGAAAACTATATATTTTCGTCTGCAGCACCCCCCAGAGCACAGCCGCTAACGCTTATGACTCCCTGAGGCGCCTCAACGCACGTGAGAGCATTCATCAGAGCGTCGGAGCTCGCCGCCGAGGGCACGGAGTTCCTAGTCGACGGGGTGCACCCGGGGGCCTCGCTCCTCGTCTACGGGCAGCCCAGCCTGCTGGAGGTTGCTCTGTACAGGCTCGCGGCTCGCTGGGCCTCCATGGGCGACAGGACGCTCGCCGTGACCTTCGTGGACTACCACGAGGCCCGGCTGATAGACACCTACGCGCTCGCGGAGTACATGCTCGCCGAGGGGCTTGACCCCGCCGCCGGTCTGAAAATGGTTTACCTCGCCACAGTGTACAACAGGAGGCAGGCCGTGGAGCTGGACTACGAGCGACTGCTGCAGAGGACCGGGGCTGGCCTAGTCGTGCTCTACAGGCTTTCAAGGCTCTTTAGGCAGGCCGCGCACCCTCTCCTGCTGAAAGCCCTCTCGAGGGCCAAGGCTGTGATGGCCAGGGGCGTGCCCCTGGTGCTGATGGTTGATGAGTCGGCTCGCAGGGGCTGGCCCGACGCCCCGGCCTACGTCCTGCACTTCGCGTCGAGCGCGGTGTGGCTCAGGGGTAGGCGCGGATCCTACGTGGAGGCCAGGCTGGTCAAGAGCGCCGCGCGCCCCGAGGCGGCGAAGACCTTCACGGGCAGGCTGAGCAGCGTAGAGGGGTGGTTCTAGTGGGCAGGGTTAACTACAGCTTCACCTCCAGGCTCAGGGAAGAGGTCTCAAGGATCAGGCGGGAGCTCTGGGAGCTCTTGGGCGAGGATGAGCGGGGAGCGCTCGAGAGGCTTGAATCCATGTGGATCAGCAGGTCACACGTCGCCGAGTCGCTGTCGAACCCCTACCTCCTGGGCTCCCTGCTGCTGCTCGCGATCCTCGACATCGAGGCGAGGCTCAGGAGGGTTGAGGAGGAGCTGGCCAAGCTGGAGCTCGAGTAAAAAATATTTTTTGACGGGGCGGTTACCGCGTTGTGGAGAAGCTCACCCGGCTTGACACGCTCCTCTTGGCCCTGCCCTGGCTGCTCTTCACCGTCCCTTTCCAGCTCCTGCGCGGCCAAATGGTGGAAGCCATGTCCGTCGTCGCGGCTCTGCTGGCGGCGTGCGTCCTCGCTACCGGGAGAGTGAGGGTCGACCTCAAGGGTAGCCTGTGGCCCGCCTACACGCTCGGGGGAGCCGCGGCGCTGTACGCTGCATTCCTGGCTGGGGGGCTGTTCGCCAAAGCGACGGGCATGTGGTGGCAGGTAGAAGCCGTGTACAGCTCGGTGAAGCCCGGCCTACTCCAGCTGCTCGGGCTGCTCGTGCTGGGCGTGGCGGAGGAGGTCTACTGGAGAGGCTACGTCCAAGGCTACGTTGTAGTGAGGGTGCTGGGGAAGAGGTGGTGGCTGTCCGTGGTGCCCTACTCCCTGGTTCACCTCGTCTCGGGGATGCCCCTGCTGGTCCTCGCAGCCGTACCCGTGGGGCTTGTGCTGGGCTTTGTCGCTGAGAAGGCCGGTGTCGCCGCCTCGGGGCTGGGGCACGCGCTGTGGCTTTACGCGGTTCTCTACGCGCTCCCCGTGCCAGCGGTGATCGGCTAGAGCTTCGGCTTCCTTCCGAGGGTCTCTGCGAGCTCCTTCACTACGTCCTGCTTACTCTTAGCTCTGAGAGCCTCATCGAGCTGCGGCCAGGGAACTCGTCTCTTCACCGGCTTGGGCTCGAGCTCGACCAGAGTCTCGGCGCTCCCAAGGCCGAAGGTGGACTCCGCCTTCACGACGATGAGCCCCGCTCCGCTCCTCCTGAGCTCCTCGGGCCTCCCCAGCGCCACGTAAGCCTCGAAGGGGACCGCTAGCCAGTGGATGTTAGCCACCCCCTCCTGAACAGCTCGGGTCAGCCTCTCCAGCGCCTGCCTTGCCTCGCTGTAAGTGGCACCGACGAACACCGCGTGCACGGCCAGGGCTGGGGAGATCGAGACGGCAACCAGGTCGACCTCAACCCCTCCCGGCGTCCTGAGGCTTTCGAGGGCAATGTACCTTGCCCCGAAGACCCCGGCCCCGCACATGGCGAGGTGCTTCGCTAGAACAGGCCGAGTCACCTTGTCGGGAGGCATGAAGCTTGCCTAATCATCTGGCGCGGCTCAGGTAATTATGCTTATCCACCCTATAGCGGGCAGTAAAGGCTTTTAACCGGACAATCAAGTGCTCATCGATGATAGTAACCACAACCCCCAGCATCCCGGGCTACAGGATCAAGTGGGTGTTGGGGGTCGTGACTGGCATGAGCGTTAGAACGAGGGGCTTTCTGGGCAGGATGGCGGCGGGGATAGAGGCGATTGTCGGGGGAGCCTCGAGCGCTTACGTGACCGAGCTGAAGAAGGCGAGAGATGAGGCGCTCAGCGACCTCATTAACTCTGCCAGGCAGATGGGGGCGAACGCCGTCGTGGGCCTAGACTTCGAGACCTCCGAGGTCCTTGAGGGCTTCATCATCGTGACGGCTACGGGCACAGCCGTGGAGGTGGAGCCCGAGCAGGCGGGCTAGAGGCCCAGACCGATCTCCGCCAGCTCCGCCTTAACGGAGCGGATGACCTCGACCCACCCTGTACTGGGTGCGCCTGAGGCGGGGTTGTAGACCTCCCAGAAGGGCTTACCGTAGGAGGGGCTCCGCAGCTTCTCACCGTACCTCTTATAGAGCTCCTGCACGACGGCGCAGGCATCGCTCAGGCCAAGGCCCTGGGACGCCACCGCGGCGCCGAGCTCCGCCATGAGCTGCGCTTCCAGCCCCCCGCCGTTGGGGGCTGTTCCGTTCGCGGGAACCGGGCCCAGGAGGTGTAGGCCTGCCGCGGCTGCGGCCACGGTGTTGGCGGCCACCTCGTAGAGGTACTCCCTCGTGCCCAGCCCGAAGGCCGGCCACACGTCGGCCACCAGTGGTAGCTTCATGTGCTCGTTCGCCAGGCCAACCGCAACCTGCACCCAGATGCACTCCGCCGACGAGGTGGCCTTCTTGACGATGTGCGTGGGGTGGATCAGCACGTAGCCAGCCCTGTAGGCCGCGAGCGCCAGGATCGTCTCAGCCACGGAGACTATCGCGGAACCCGCGGGGCCTCTTGCGAAGCCCCCGACGATCGGGTCGACCAGCGCCGCGCCGATCACCCCCTTCTCGAGGCCGACCTGCGCCTTGGTCAGCTGGGAGTAGTCCGTCTTCAGCTCGTTCAGCACGGGCAGGAGCTGCGCGTCCCCCTCGAGCAGGAGGCCAGCGGACATCGCCGCGAGGCTGGCGACGGACGAGATGCTGCTCTCGCCGGCGAGGAGGTGCATCCCGGGCCTCCCGGAGTCCCTGAGCGCGCGGCGCAGGTGCAGCAGCTCCCTGACACCAGCCACGGCCTCGCTCGGCGCGCCAGCCTTGACCCTGACCCCCGACACCTCCTGTATGCTCCCGTGGTCCAGAGCGTCCACGAGCGGCTGCCTCGTGTAGGAGAGTGCCGTGGCGTAGAAGTACTCCTCGGGCACCGGCGTCCCAGCTAGGCCGCCGAACACGAAGGGCCTCCTCCTGTCGCCCGGGACCCTCGCCCACAGCAGCCTAGCGTCCAGCCCCCTGCCCAGCACCAGCTCGCGGCGCGCGCTGGCTAGGGCCTCCCGCAGCTCCTCCTCGGCGAACCTCGCGACCCTGCTCTCCTCCACCACGTAGAGCCCAACCTCAAGGGCGAGCTCGAAGCCCGCCTCGAACACCGACCTCCCGAGGCCCGCGTCGCCGGGCACGGGGCAGGAGGGGTCGTAGGCTACGCCGTGCTCCCTCTCCAGCTCGGCGACCCTCCTGGAGACCAGCTCGAGGTCGAACCTCCTCTGCTCGACGTACTCGCCGAGCCTCGCCCTCCCCTCGACCTGCAGGGGGGTCAGCATGCGACGCACCTCTCGCTCAATCCCTGCCCAGCAGCTTCTTGCACTTCTCTACCGCCTCGACTGCGTCCCTGGCGTAGGCGTCGGCCCCGATCTCCCTGGCGAACTCCTCTGTCACCGGGGCGCCGCCGACGATCACCTTCACCTTGTCCCTCAAGCCCGCCGCCCTCAGCGCGTCGATGACGTTCCTCATCTCCAGCATCGTCGTCGTGAGCAGCGCGCTCATCCCCAGGATGTCTGGCCTGTAGGCCCTCACGGCCTCGACGAACTTCTCAGGCGGCACGTCGACCCCCAGGTCCACCACCTCGAACCCGTTCACCCTCAGCATCACCGCCACCAGGTTCTTCCCGATGTCGTGTATGTCCCCGCGGACCGTGCCTATCACGACCCTCCCCCTGCCGGAGGACTGCCTCGAGGCCTCGAGAAGCGGCAGAAGCAACTCCCCCATCACGCCGTTGAAGATGTCCGCGGCAGCTATGAGCTCGGGCAGAAAGTACTCGCCCCGCTCGAACCTCTCCCCAACCTCCCACATGCCGGGCCTCAAGCCCTCCTCGACCACTGCAAGCGGGCTACAGCCTGCTCTCAGAGCCTCCTCTACGAGCTTGCGCGTCAGCTCGCCGTCCAGCCCCGCGACGGCCCTACGAACCCTGTTTAACAGATCCTTGCAGTCCACAATCCGATAACCTACGCGAAGACTTTAAGCATTGTTATCTCATCCGTGAAAAATGAAAACCCTTCTCAAGAAGGCCCACCGCCCCTAGAGCGACGACCAGAGCCCAGGCCTCTAGGAAGTAGCGGAGCACGCTCGCATCAATGAACATCTTCTTCGAGCACTCTCTCCGTCTCACGAACCACCGCTTCATCTATCTGCTCAGCCGTGTCGTAGGCGGCTGGTTTAGCGGCCCCGTAGTGTTCTCCAACCTTTACGGGCACGAGCACAATCCGCTCACCCTCAACCCTGACTATGAAGCGCTTAAAGGGTACCGCACGGCGCACACTGGCTGGAAGGTAGACCCGACCCTCGCTGTCGACTTCAACCACTATTGCCACGCTTATGCTGCGCTTTTGGCAGACCATTAAGCTTTCTGTAGCATCAGACGCTACAGTACTCCTAGAAGACTTAGTCAGTTCACTCAAGTATCAGGACGACTCGCTCCGGCGCGAAGCGCCACTCCTCGCCCTCGCGCAGCAGCCTGTACTCGACCACCGCACCGTCCTCCAGCTCCTCCACCGAGACGATGCCGGCCCTGAAGCCCCTCCCGGCAAGCAGGTAGGCGAAGTCCTCGAAGTAGTCGTAGAAGCCGCACGTCACGCAGAAGCTCCCCCTAAACTCAACCGCGAACCTACCCTCCTCAACCCAGAGGACCCTTGCCCTGCCCTCAGCCCCGTGGTACCTGTTGAACTCCTCCACAGCCTCCCTCAAAGCCTCCTCCAAACTCACAGCCACAGGAATAAACACTCAGAATATAAGGTTGACGCTCGGGGGCTAGCCGTAGGTGTAGACGTCTCCGCCGACGATGTCTGCTGGCCCCAGGGTGGCTGCGGTGGTGC from Infirmifilum sp. NZ encodes:
- a CDS encoding corrinoid protein — translated: MVDCKDLLNRVRRAVAGLDGELTRKLVEEALRAGCSPLAVVEEGLRPGMWEVGERFERGEYFLPELIAAADIFNGVMGELLLPLLEASRQSSGRGRVVIGTVRGDIHDIGKNLVAVMLRVNGFEVVDLGVDVPPEKFVEAVRAYRPDILGMSALLTTTMLEMRNVIDALRAAGLRDKVKVIVGGAPVTEEFAREIGADAYARDAVEAVEKCKKLLGRD
- a CDS encoding monomethylamine:corrinoid methyltransferase — translated: MLTPLQVEGRARLGEYVEQRRFDLELVSRRVAELEREHGVAYDPSCPVPGDAGLGRSVFEAGFELALEVGLYVVEESRVARFAEEELREALASARRELVLGRGLDARLLWARVPGDRRRPFVFGGLAGTPVPEEYFYATALSYTRQPLVDALDHGSIQEVSGVRVKAGAPSEAVAGVRELLHLRRALRDSGRPGMHLLAGESSISSVASLAAMSAGLLLEGDAQLLPVLNELKTDYSQLTKAQVGLEKGVIGAALVDPIVGGFARGPAGSAIVSVAETILALAAYRAGYVLIHPTHIVKKATSSAECIWVQVAVGLANEHMKLPLVADVWPAFGLGTREYLYEVAANTVAAAAAGLHLLGPVPANGTAPNGGGLEAQLMAELGAAVASQGLGLSDACAVVQELYKRYGEKLRSPSYGKPFWEVYNPASGAPSTGWVEVIRSVKAELAEIGLGL
- a CDS encoding YbjQ family protein, whose translation is MIVTTTPSIPGYRIKWVLGVVTGMSVRTRGFLGRMAAGIEAIVGGASSAYVTELKKARDEALSDLINSARQMGANAVVGLDFETSEVLEGFIIVTATGTAVEVEPEQAG
- a CDS encoding AbrB/MazE/SpoVT family DNA-binding domain-containing protein — translated: MAIVVEVDSEGRVYLPASVRRAVPFKRFIVRVEGERIVLVPVKVGEHYGAAKPAAYDTAEQIDEAVVRETERVLEEDVH
- a CDS encoding CPBP family intramembrane glutamic endopeptidase, which codes for MEKLTRLDTLLLALPWLLFTVPFQLLRGQMVEAMSVVAALLAACVLATGRVRVDLKGSLWPAYTLGGAAALYAAFLAGGLFAKATGMWWQVEAVYSSVKPGLLQLLGLLVLGVAEEVYWRGYVQGYVVVRVLGKRWWLSVVPYSLVHLVSGMPLLVLAAVPVGLVLGFVAEKAGVAASGLGHALWLYAVLYALPVPAVIG